The following are encoded together in the Bradysia coprophila strain Holo2 unplaced genomic scaffold, BU_Bcop_v1 contig_94, whole genome shotgun sequence genome:
- the LOC119085363 gene encoding ATP-dependent DNA helicase PIF1, with the protein MDLNDSSISCAVNIIWNDAQGQNVRKVTHKIATLKLIRNDLREIFIEVSTDKTKPIKLKLSGIAVHKKFMSEGKASINFNKERCTLFMSNAPPGNLVVFLKTIFVKISGEKSVDPAEMQKKIRAHVLSGVPTKFEEISPITNIDLQRTKKLHGLSKATVTTPSPPRSKKRKMEEDARQLPAAKKLYADSALGVEAAKLNEEQNEVFQSCLKGHNVFFTGSAGTGKSFMLKRIISALPPEGTVATASTGVAACLIGGVTLHAFAGIGDGEASLKRCYELASRPVISQGWRKCKRLIIDEISMVDGEYFDKIEAVARYVRRNDKPFGGIQLILCGDFLQLPPVTKTDFKSRPLSTVPGKRFCFQSDSWKNSVGISYELKIVHRQKDAEFVKMLNLLRIGHVNDDITNRLLATSRQQIESNGILATQLCSHTNDANSINESCLRKLEGDSKTFQAEDSDASSIKQLDSQVPAPGRLELKIGAQVMLLKNVNVSNGLVNGARGIIVSFHSGGSPVVRFRNKREYIAKPEKWVIKTPLGGVLTRKQVPLKLAWAFSIHKSQGLTLDCVEMSLSKVFEAGQAYVALSRAQSLQCIRVMDFDPKQVWANPDVLQFYKMFRRNLHDTTFLRLGGKDVKKAQKKAAVTKIAKSLMSKPLLNIC; encoded by the exons ATGGACTTAAATGACTCGAGCATAAGCTGTGCAGTAAATATAATTTGGAACGATGCTCAAGGCCAAAATGTTCGCAAAGTGACGCACAAAATCGCAACACTGAAATTGATTCGAAATGATTTACGCGAAATATTCATCGAAGTGTCAACCGACAAAACAAAGCCGATCAAACTGAAATTGTCCGGCATTGCGgtacataaaaaatttatgagcGAAGGAAAAGCGTCTATCAATTTCAACAAAGAGCGATGTACACTATTCATGTCGAATGCGCCGCCCGGAAATCTGGTGGTATTTCTGAAgacaattttcgtgaaaattaGCGGCGAGAAGAGTGTGGACCCAGCAGAAATGCAGAAGAAAATTCGAGCTCACGTGTTGAGCGGAGTACCGACAAAATTCGAAGAGATCAGCCCAATTACGAACATTGACTTACAGCGGACTAAAAAGCTTCATGGGCTTTCAAAGGCAACGGTGACGACGCCCTCTCCACCAAGAAgtaagaaacgaaaaatggaAGAGGATGCTCGACAATTGCCGGCTGCTAAGAAACTGTATGCAGACTCAGCCCTAGGCGTTGAGGCGGCAAAGTTGAACGAGGAACAAAACGAAGTCTTCCAAAGCTGTCTGAAGGGTCACAATGTATTCTTTACTGGATCTGCCG GTACAGGGAAGAGTTTTATGTTAAAACGGATCATTTCAGCACTGCCACCAg AGGGAACTGTTGCCACAGCTAGCACAGGTGTGGCCGCATGTCTTATCGGAGGTGTTACATTACACGCATTTGCTGGAATCGGTGATGGCGAAGCTAGTCTAAAGAGATGCTACGAATTAGCATCTCGACCCGTGATAAGCCAAGGATGGCGTAAGTGTAAGCGACTGATTATAGACGAAATTTCGATGGTAGACGGAGAATACTTTGAC aaaatcgaAGCAGTGGCACGATACGTTCGTCGCAATGACAAACCATTTGGTGGGATACAACTGATATTGTGCGGAGACTTCTTACAACTGCCACCGGTAACCAAGACGGACTTTAAGAGTCGACCACTTTCAACTGTGCCCGGCAAACGTTTCTGTTTCCAATCGGATTCTTGGAAAAATTCCGTCGGCATCTCATACGAATTGAAAATCGTCCATCGTCAAAAGGACGCCGAATTCGTCAAAATGTTGAATCTGCTGAGAATCGGACACGTCAACGATGACATTACCAACAGACTTTTGGCAACATCACGCCAACAAATCGAATCGAATGGCATTCTGGCCACGCAATTATGCTCGCACACAAATGATGCGAACTCAATCAACGAGTCTTGTCTGCGCAAATTGGAAGGAGattcgaaaacatttcaagCCGAAGACAGTGACGCATCATCCATTAAGCAGTTGGATTCACAGGTGCCCGCTCCAGGTCGACtagaattgaaaattggtGCTCAGGTGAtgcttttgaaaaatgtgaacgTATCGAATGGGCTCGTCAACGGTGCTCGTGGCATTATTGTTAGTTTCCATTCCGGTGGATCTCCGGTCGTCCGATTCAGAAACAAGCGAGAGTACATCGCAAAGCCGGAAAAATGGGTCATCAAAACTCCATTGGGAGGAGTATTGACCAGAAAGCAAGTGCCGCTGAAATTGGCATGGGCGTTTTCCATCCATAAATCGCAAGGATTGACACTGGACTGCGTGGAGATGAGCCTGTCCAAGGTATTCGAAGCCGGTCAAGCATACGTGGCTCTTTCCCGAGCTCAAAGTCTTCAGTGCATTCGTGTGATGGACTTTGATCCGAAACAGGTGTGGGCTAATCCGGACGTGTTGCAGTTCTATAAAATGTTTCGTCGCAATTTACACGACACGACATTTTTACGGCTCGGCGGCAAAGATGTGAAAAAAGCGCAGAAGAAGGCAGCTGTGACAAAAATAGCTAAAAGTTTGATGAGCAAGCCATTGCTCAATATTTGCTGA
- the LOC119085364 gene encoding NADH dehydrogenase [ubiquinone] 1 beta subcomplex subunit 10: MPEREGRNILDSFAISVGKVIDGPVTWFREKVVEPNQQDYPWYHQEYRRVPTIDQCYTDDPVCNFEAQQQFRRDKMVENEILSILRQRFEDCVLYEAPDHMAKCRGVLDTYEKAAENWFTKYGDLGGFGTVKDAYMKQKHRMIWERRHGPVGTGMKTSE, translated from the exons ATGCCCGAAAGAGAAGGAAGGAATATTTTGGATAGTTTTGCGATTTCTGTCGGAAAGGTCATCGATGGACCTGTAACTTGGTTCCGAG AAAAAGTCGTCGAACCGAATCAACAGGACTATCCATGGTATCATCAGGAGTATCGTCGCGTTCCGACAATTGATCAATGCTACACGGACGATCCAGTCTGTAATTTCGAAGCGCAACAACAATTCCGTCGTGATAAGATggtcgaaaatgaaattctcagcaTTTTGCGTCAACGTTTCGAGGACTGTGTGTTGTACGAGGCTCCGGATCATATGGCAAAATGCCGAGGAGTTTTGGATACGTATGAAAAGGCTGCCGAGAACTGGTTTACCAAGT ACGGTGATTTGGGTGGCTTTGGCACTGTTAAGGATGCGTACATGAAGCAAAAGCATCGTATGATTTGGGAAAGACGTCACGGCCCAGTTGGCACCGGTATGAAGACATCCGAGTAG